Proteins encoded together in one Otariodibacter oris window:
- the bamE gene encoding outer membrane protein assembly factor BamE, which translates to MKMKSLVAVLLLSLGISACSTLEKVVYRIDVPQGNYLEQDKIDLLQVGMNKEQVNYVLGTPLLNDMFEKDRWDYVFIKREGHNDPIQHLLQIYFDSKGLVSEIKLDNPIVAEQKQEKTDKKWYML; encoded by the coding sequence ATGAAAATGAAATCTCTTGTAGCTGTACTTCTTCTTTCTTTAGGTATCAGTGCTTGTTCTACTTTAGAAAAAGTCGTTTATCGCATTGATGTACCACAAGGTAATTATCTAGAACAAGATAAAATTGATTTACTGCAAGTAGGGATGAACAAAGAACAAGTAAATTATGTTCTAGGCACACCATTACTTAATGATATGTTTGAAAAAGACCGTTGGGACTACGTATTTATCAAACGAGAAGGACACAATGATCCTATTCAGCATCTTCTACAAATTTACTTTGACTCCAAAGGCTTAGTCAGCGAGATTAAATTAGATAACCCAATTGTGGCTGAACAAAAGCAAGAAAAAACTGATAAAAAATGGTATATGCTATAA
- the hemN gene encoding oxygen-independent coproporphyrinogen III oxidase codes for MPEIIWDLNLIQKYNQSGPRYTSYPTALEFNESYNDDDFKIAAARYPDKPLSLYVHIPFCHKLCYFCACNKIITRHKHKVDTYLDYLEREIRYRAPLFENRTVTQIHWGGGTPTYLDEDQSLRLMAMLRKHFNVSEKAEISIEMDPREIELSMLDHLREIGFNRISMGIQDFNKEVQKLVNREQDEDFIFALMKRAQELKFVSTNIDLIYGLPNQTVDSFMFTLEKVVELNPDRMSIFNYAHLPSRFAAQVKIKDEMLPKPETKLEILQKTIETLSNSGYQFIGMDHFAKPTDELAIAQKKGVLHRNFQGYTTQEDADLLGMGVSAISLLGDSYAQNHKELKQYYAEVENRGIALHKGLVMTKDDCLRRDVIKALICNFQLEYAKVEENYQIEFEKYFAEDLSLLAPLARDGLLEIDSKSISVTPRGRLLIRNICMCFDIYSRQQAKRQQFSRII; via the coding sequence ATGCCAGAAATTATTTGGGATCTCAATCTTATTCAAAAATATAATCAATCAGGACCTCGTTATACGTCTTATCCAACAGCATTAGAGTTTAACGAATCTTATAATGATGATGATTTTAAGATTGCAGCAGCAAGATATCCAGATAAACCTTTATCTCTGTATGTTCATATTCCATTTTGCCATAAGCTTTGCTATTTTTGTGCATGTAATAAGATTATTACTCGACATAAGCATAAAGTAGATACGTATTTGGATTATCTCGAGAGGGAAATTCGCTATCGAGCTCCATTGTTTGAGAATAGAACGGTAACTCAAATTCATTGGGGGGGAGGTACGCCAACGTATTTGGATGAAGATCAATCTTTACGTCTCATGGCGATGCTTAGAAAGCATTTTAATGTCAGTGAAAAGGCTGAAATCAGCATTGAGATGGATCCCCGTGAAATTGAATTGAGTATGTTAGATCATTTGCGAGAGATTGGGTTTAACCGTATTAGTATGGGGATCCAAGATTTCAATAAAGAAGTGCAAAAATTAGTGAATCGTGAGCAAGATGAAGACTTCATTTTTGCATTAATGAAACGCGCTCAAGAGTTAAAATTTGTCTCGACCAATATTGATTTAATCTATGGGTTACCTAATCAAACGGTGGACAGCTTTATGTTTACCTTAGAAAAGGTTGTTGAGCTGAATCCAGATAGAATGAGTATTTTTAACTATGCGCATTTACCAAGCCGTTTTGCTGCTCAAGTCAAAATCAAAGATGAAATGTTACCTAAACCTGAAACAAAACTAGAAATTTTACAGAAGACAATCGAAACTTTAAGTAATTCAGGTTATCAATTCATTGGTATGGATCATTTTGCAAAACCGACTGATGAGTTAGCTATTGCTCAAAAGAAGGGAGTTTTACATCGTAACTTTCAAGGGTACACCACACAAGAAGATGCTGATTTATTAGGAATGGGCGTTTCTGCTATTAGTTTACTTGGTGATAGTTATGCTCAAAATCATAAAGAATTAAAACAATATTATGCTGAAGTGGAGAATAGAGGTATCGCTCTACATAAAGGGCTAGTAATGACCAAAGATGATTGCTTACGAAGAGATGTCATTAAAGCCCTAATTTGTAATTTTCAGCTAGAGTACGCAAAAGTTGAAGAGAATTATCAAATTGAGTTTGAAAAATATTTTGCAGAAGATTTATCGTTATTAGCGCCTTTAGCAAGGGATGGATTATTAGAGATCGATTCAAAATCTATTTCTGTTACTCCTAGGGGACGTTTGCTTATTCGTAATATTTGTATGTGTTTTGATATTTATTCAAGACAGCAAGCTAAACGACAACAGTTTTCAAGAATTATTTAA
- the lptD gene encoding LPS assembly protein LptD, with amino-acid sequence MKQHHYSLLAMSIMGAFYSNDAMADLMAQCLVGVPQFRGEIVQAGDQTRLPIYIEADSALINQPTDATYTGDVSIKQGMRSVLVDEVKIEQQGNQSRIAYLNGNFNYQDNLISAKGNNATLNLLNRDANFNGADYQLVGRQGRGTAEDVAVSDDIRVMKNATFTSCLPNDESWSIEANEMIQHVSEEYTELWHARFKVAGVPIFYSPYLQFPIGDRRRSGLLIPSAGHSSREGYFYSQPIYWNIAPNVDATLTPTYYSRRGWQLSPELRYLTRFGEGKVAAEYMKKDRLSDWIESNKSRHLLFWQHQANFLTHWRFFADYTKVSDNRYFADFDSLYGNRTDGYATQNFRLGYYQSNYDFSIAAKRFQTFDSSGIKPYRVLPQIDFHYYKNNLLKHGDFSFFGQVSRFDNDSHSMPTAWRFHVEPTINFPFVNNLGSVNLETKLYATHYLQKRGKAEDANDIKKHVTRVLPQFKLDLKTTLESENQLVTGFTQVLEPRVQYLYRPYKNQQDIGSQDRDTVGLGYDSALLQQDYFALFNDRRYSGLDRIASANQITVGGTTRFFDDETGSEVFNFSAGQIYYLSSSRVDDSSRNRTFHSSSSWSLESNWKFHKDWNWRGSYQYDTILNETALANMSLQYKPSADNLVQLNYRYASQNYIDQNLGENPYNQDIKQVGAVVGWAVNDNVSFMISHYHDLALKKPVQSQFGVTYSTCCWNVSLYTARHLIATPQGKPDSINDVYYDNRFGVNFELRLGNNYSSGLDKLLSKGIIPYQEAFNIN; translated from the coding sequence ATGAAACAACACCATTATAGCCTTCTCGCCATGTCAATTATGGGAGCTTTCTATAGCAATGATGCTATGGCTGATCTTATGGCTCAATGTTTAGTTGGTGTGCCTCAATTCAGAGGAGAAATAGTACAAGCCGGCGATCAAACTCGCTTACCTATCTATATTGAAGCAGATAGTGCTTTAATTAATCAGCCTACAGATGCAACTTATACTGGCGATGTAAGTATTAAACAGGGGATGAGATCTGTATTGGTGGATGAGGTTAAAATTGAGCAACAAGGTAATCAGTCTAGAATTGCTTATTTGAATGGTAATTTTAATTATCAAGATAATTTAATTAGTGCAAAAGGTAATAATGCGACACTTAATTTACTTAATAGAGATGCTAATTTTAATGGTGCAGATTACCAATTAGTCGGTCGTCAAGGGAGAGGAACGGCCGAAGATGTGGCTGTGAGCGATGATATTCGAGTCATGAAAAATGCGACTTTTACCTCTTGTTTGCCTAATGATGAATCTTGGTCAATAGAAGCAAATGAAATGATTCAGCATGTATCAGAGGAATATACTGAATTATGGCATGCGCGTTTTAAAGTTGCAGGTGTTCCAATATTTTACTCACCATATCTTCAGTTCCCAATTGGTGACCGGCGTCGTTCAGGTTTATTAATTCCGAGTGCGGGACATTCTAGTCGAGAAGGGTATTTTTATTCTCAGCCAATTTATTGGAATATTGCGCCGAATGTCGATGCAACATTAACCCCAACTTACTATAGTCGTAGAGGATGGCAGTTGAGTCCTGAATTACGATACTTAACGAGATTTGGTGAAGGGAAAGTCGCTGCCGAATACATGAAAAAGGATAGACTTTCTGATTGGATTGAATCAAATAAATCTCGCCATTTACTTTTCTGGCAACATCAAGCAAATTTCTTAACACATTGGCGTTTTTTTGCCGACTATACTAAAGTGAGCGATAATCGTTATTTTGCGGATTTTGATTCGTTGTACGGTAATCGAACTGATGGATATGCCACACAAAATTTCAGACTAGGTTATTATCAATCTAATTATGATTTTTCCATTGCGGCTAAGCGTTTTCAAACATTTGATAGTTCTGGCATCAAACCTTATCGTGTTTTACCACAGATTGATTTTCACTATTACAAGAATAATCTGCTCAAGCATGGTGATTTTTCTTTCTTTGGACAAGTTAGCCGATTTGATAACGATAGTCATAGTATGCCGACAGCATGGCGTTTTCATGTTGAACCTACTATCAATTTTCCTTTTGTAAATAATTTAGGTAGTGTAAATCTAGAGACTAAATTGTATGCGACACATTATTTGCAAAAAAGAGGGAAAGCTGAGGATGCAAATGATATTAAAAAACATGTTACTCGTGTGTTACCTCAATTTAAGTTAGATTTAAAGACAACATTGGAATCAGAAAATCAACTGGTTACAGGATTTACTCAAGTATTAGAGCCTAGGGTACAATATTTATATCGTCCATATAAAAATCAACAAGATATTGGTTCACAAGATAGAGATACGGTTGGTTTAGGCTATGATTCCGCATTATTGCAACAAGACTATTTTGCTTTATTTAATGATCGTCGTTACAGTGGTCTAGATAGAATTGCTTCTGCAAACCAAATTACCGTAGGTGGAACAACACGTTTCTTTGATGATGAAACGGGTTCTGAAGTATTCAATTTTAGTGCAGGACAAATTTATTATTTGAGTTCTTCTAGAGTAGATGATTCTAGTAGAAATAGAACATTCCATAGTTCATCATCTTGGTCATTAGAGTCCAATTGGAAGTTTCATAAAGATTGGAATTGGCGAGGTAGTTATCAGTACGACACAATATTGAATGAAACAGCTTTAGCGAATATGTCATTACAATATAAACCATCAGCAGATAATTTGGTACAGTTAAATTATCGTTATGCAAGTCAAAATTATATTGACCAAAATTTAGGTGAAAACCCATACAATCAAGATATTAAACAAGTAGGTGCTGTTGTGGGATGGGCTGTGAATGACAATGTGAGTTTCATGATTTCCCACTACCATGATTTAGCATTGAAGAAACCTGTACAGAGTCAATTTGGTGTTACTTACAGCACTTGTTGTTGGAATGTGTCTCTCTACACTGCACGTCATTTAATTGCAACTCCACAAGGTAAGCCTGATTCAATTAATGACGTTTATTACGACAATCGATTTGGTGTGAATTTTGAATTACGTTTAGGTAATAATTATAGTAGTGGTTTAGACAAACTATTAAGTAAAGGTATTATTCCTTATCAAGAAGCATTTAATATCAATTAG
- the pgeF gene encoding peptidoglycan editing factor PgeF: protein MKYIIPTWSVPTNIQALTTLREGGVSEPPFDSFNLGDHVGDIPESVLANRKQLVEQVQLPHFPTFLTQTHSTKVLSLPYSSDNLEADAVYTNQPNQVCLIMTADCLPVLFCSKDGKEIAAAHAGWRGLCDGILEETVAKFASSTSDISAWFGPAIGPTVFQVGHEVRDQFCAVDPNASSAFIADETTSGKFLCNIYQLAQQRLNRLGITDITGGEHCTYSEPQSFFSYRRDGRTGRMATLIWRTN from the coding sequence ATGAAGTATATTATTCCAACTTGGTCTGTACCAACGAATATTCAAGCATTAACAACATTAAGAGAGGGGGGGGTGAGTGAACCACCTTTTGATAGCTTTAATTTGGGTGATCATGTTGGAGATATACCAGAGTCTGTTTTAGCAAATAGAAAACAATTGGTAGAGCAGGTGCAGTTACCTCACTTTCCTACTTTTTTAACTCAAACTCATAGCACTAAAGTACTGAGTTTACCATATAGCAGTGATAATTTAGAGGCTGATGCGGTTTATACCAATCAGCCAAATCAAGTCTGTTTAATCATGACCGCTGATTGTTTACCTGTGCTATTTTGCAGTAAAGATGGAAAAGAAATAGCCGCTGCTCATGCGGGGTGGCGAGGATTATGCGACGGGATATTAGAAGAAACGGTAGCGAAGTTTGCCTCTTCGACTTCTGATATTTCAGCATGGTTTGGACCAGCGATTGGACCCACTGTTTTTCAAGTGGGGCATGAGGTTAGGGATCAATTTTGTGCTGTCGATCCAAATGCGAGTTCAGCGTTTATTGCAGATGAAACCACAAGCGGTAAGTTCCTGTGTAATATTTACCAATTAGCTCAGCAACGCCTGAATAGATTAGGCATTACAGATATTACAGGTGGCGAACACTGTACTTATAGTGAACCTCAATCTTTCTTTTCCTATCGTCGAGATGGTAGAACAGGCAGAATGGCGACACTTATTTGGCGAACTAACTAG
- the yejK gene encoding nucleoid-associated protein YejK, protein MSITVTEIVLHQLHQTNDEPPQLTTVLRDNLLSITPEVEQMMLQLHQAYQGKTKAYGVFKSESVFAQQLNRLLEQETDFLPFSHSSAKMLASELGKYTFATGGTFILCRYTFLATDYLFIALIDSRSSMLVDDKLEIKRTEYLEISQYDIACRINLTELQMNANSNRYLTFIKGRVGRKVADFFMDFLSAEEGLNPQVQNQTLLQAVSDYCEQGDLDKSQTQAVKKQVFDYCKGQINTGEEIALQELSATIPTLNDKDFATFTSTQEYGLEETIPPVRNALKTLTKYSGSGKGVTLTFDADLLNQRIIWDELNDTLTIKGLPANLRDQLMRNK, encoded by the coding sequence ATGAGCATTACGGTTACAGAAATTGTATTACATCAACTTCATCAAACTAATGATGAACCACCCCAATTAACCACAGTTTTGCGAGATAACTTACTCTCGATTACACCTGAAGTAGAACAAATGATGCTACAACTTCATCAAGCCTATCAAGGTAAAACGAAGGCGTATGGTGTATTCAAATCAGAATCTGTTTTTGCTCAACAACTTAATCGCTTGCTTGAGCAAGAAACTGATTTTTTACCCTTTAGCCACAGCAGTGCCAAAATGTTGGCTTCTGAATTAGGTAAATATACATTTGCTACTGGTGGGACTTTTATCCTGTGTCGTTATACCTTTTTGGCGACGGATTATTTATTTATCGCCTTGATCGATAGCCGTAGTTCAATGCTTGTCGATGATAAATTAGAAATTAAACGCACTGAATATTTAGAAATTAGTCAATATGATATTGCTTGTCGGATTAATCTGACTGAATTGCAAATGAATGCAAATTCCAATCGTTATTTAACCTTTATTAAAGGACGAGTAGGCAGAAAAGTAGCTGACTTTTTTATGGATTTTCTCTCCGCAGAAGAAGGGTTGAACCCACAAGTTCAAAACCAAACTTTATTACAGGCAGTGAGTGATTATTGCGAACAAGGCGACCTCGATAAATCGCAAACTCAAGCTGTAAAAAAACAAGTATTTGATTATTGTAAAGGGCAAATTAATACAGGCGAAGAAATTGCCTTACAGGAACTTTCCGCCACGATTCCGACCTTAAATGACAAGGACTTTGCGACTTTTACCTCGACCCAAGAATATGGCTTAGAAGAAACGATTCCACCCGTGCGTAACGCCTTAAAAACCCTCACTAAATATTCAGGATCGGGCAAAGGTGTAACCTTAACTTTTGATGCAGATTTATTGAATCAACGTATCATTTGGGATGAACTAAACGACACATTAACTATCAAAGGACTACCGGCAAATTTACGTGATCAGTTAATGCGTAATAAATAA
- the envC gene encoding murein hydrolase activator EnvC — protein sequence MKYIYSFLCLFGVACCFDVAYGADLSQLQKQINQQQQKINQQQKERDSLQSTLKKQEIQIGQIGSNLKEIEGNISEIRKTIKATEQEIEKLEKQEIEQKEKLQEQLDSAYRSGIHPSTLERLFSEQAKSADRIGAYYEHINKVRIDAINELHRIQSELTARRDELNAQQVAQQAQLTEQKKQESDLKKAKKERENTIRSIDKTLAADKSRLQALKNNEAALRRQVDQAMKEAEKKEQQEIAQLDKQKKSEGKPKATEQEKQQVRAGSGLSGKYNMPINGKIVNRFGSPQIGELKWDAVVIEANAGTPVKAITDGRVVLASWLQGYGQLVAIDHGKGDMSFYGYNQSIAVQKDSRVKAGQTIAYVGNSGGQERSALYFAIRRKGVAVNPLNWIK from the coding sequence ATGAAATACATTTATTCTTTTTTATGTTTATTTGGTGTTGCTTGTTGTTTTGACGTTGCTTATGGCGCCGATCTATCACAATTACAGAAACAAATTAACCAGCAACAACAGAAAATTAATCAGCAACAAAAAGAGCGAGATTCCTTGCAATCGACTTTAAAAAAGCAAGAAATTCAGATTGGTCAAATTGGTAGTAATTTAAAAGAAATAGAGGGTAATATTAGCGAAATTCGTAAGACAATTAAAGCTACGGAGCAAGAAATTGAAAAGTTAGAAAAGCAGGAAATAGAGCAAAAAGAAAAATTACAGGAACAGCTAGATTCTGCTTATCGTTCAGGAATTCATCCTTCTACTTTAGAACGACTATTTTCTGAACAAGCTAAAAGTGCAGATAGAATCGGAGCTTATTATGAACATATTAATAAAGTTAGAATTGATGCAATTAATGAGTTACATCGTATTCAATCAGAATTAACTGCTCGTAGAGATGAACTTAATGCTCAACAAGTCGCTCAACAAGCCCAATTAACTGAGCAAAAGAAACAAGAAAGTGACTTAAAAAAGGCAAAAAAAGAACGCGAAAATACGATTCGTTCAATTGATAAAACATTAGCGGCTGATAAAAGTCGCTTGCAAGCTTTAAAAAATAACGAAGCAGCATTACGTCGCCAAGTTGATCAAGCAATGAAAGAAGCTGAGAAGAAAGAGCAGCAAGAAATCGCCCAATTAGATAAACAAAAGAAAAGTGAAGGTAAGCCTAAAGCAACCGAGCAAGAAAAACAGCAAGTTAGAGCAGGTTCAGGTTTATCAGGAAAATATAATATGCCAATCAATGGCAAGATCGTAAATCGTTTTGGTTCACCTCAGATTGGAGAATTAAAGTGGGATGCTGTTGTTATTGAAGCAAATGCTGGTACACCAGTTAAAGCTATTACTGATGGGCGAGTAGTTTTAGCAAGTTGGTTACAAGGTTACGGACAATTAGTTGCTATTGATCATGGTAAAGGGGATATGTCTTTCTATGGGTATAATCAATCAATTGCTGTTCAAAAAGATAGCCGTGTAAAGGCAGGACAAACTATAGCTTATGTTGGGAATTCAGGTGGACAAGAACGATCCGCTCTTTATTTTGCTATTCGTCGAAAGGGAGTTGCAGTAAATCCTTTAAATTGGATTAAATAA
- a CDS encoding RidA family protein, giving the protein MSKVIHTENAPKAIGPYVQAVDLGNLVFTSGQIPVDPKTGEVAAEIEKQTRQSLENIKAIITQAGLTVGDIVKMTIFLKDLNDFNKVNAEYEAFFIENKHETFPARSCVEVARLPKDVGIEIEAIALRK; this is encoded by the coding sequence ATGTCAAAAGTGATTCATACTGAAAATGCCCCTAAGGCGATTGGTCCTTATGTTCAAGCCGTTGATTTAGGTAATTTAGTTTTTACTTCGGGTCAAATTCCTGTTGATCCTAAAACAGGTGAAGTGGCGGCAGAAATTGAAAAACAAACTCGTCAATCATTAGAGAATATTAAGGCAATCATTACTCAAGCAGGCTTAACAGTGGGTGATATTGTGAAAATGACGATCTTTTTAAAAGATCTGAATGACTTCAATAAAGTGAATGCAGAATATGAAGCCTTCTTTATTGAAAATAAACATGAAACATTTCCAGCACGCTCTTGTGTGGAAGTGGCACGTTTACCAAAAGATGTGGGAATTGAAATAGAAGCTATCGCCTTAAGAAAATAG
- a CDS encoding DUF2489 domain-containing protein, with protein MLRFFLIVLAVLIVISMAGYAVSLFIKLNQNKNKLKQAQHERYHRVVESIDIIIKAMLDGRCDLSEGVLRLKPLLDVLGKTLKNFPAMWELYQVVEDMPILDARKQLKRNERMKLDLERESKEAELEEKIKTELQQLSTEIEQFKQQLK; from the coding sequence ATGCTTAGATTTTTTTTAATCGTATTGGCGGTTTTAATTGTTATTTCAATGGCAGGCTATGCAGTGAGTCTGTTTATAAAATTAAATCAAAATAAGAATAAACTAAAACAAGCTCAACATGAGCGTTACCACAGGGTTGTTGAAAGTATTGATATCATTATTAAAGCAATGCTTGATGGTCGATGCGATCTTTCTGAAGGCGTATTACGTTTAAAACCTTTGCTTGATGTATTAGGAAAAACATTAAAAAATTTTCCAGCAATGTGGGAGTTATATCAAGTCGTTGAAGATATGCCTATTTTAGATGCTCGAAAACAATTAAAACGTAACGAGAGAATGAAGCTCGATTTAGAGAGAGAATCTAAAGAAGCAGAGTTAGAAGAAAAAATCAAAACCGAATTGCAGCAACTTTCAACTGAAATTGAGCAATTTAAACAACAATTAAAATAG
- a CDS encoding divergent polysaccharide deacetylase family protein, which produces MTKRNYKRLVYVVFLQIIVCCSSTHAGQLAIVIDDIGYRAKEDSAIYQLPKEVNVAIIPSAPQATIRAREAFEQDRDILIHLPMQPKNSSTLVEAGALMVGMDQEKVNRLVEFSRIQVPYAIGLNNHMGSKATSDRQTMEYLMNTLSSQQLFFLDSKTSGDSVAYEIANKFGINALERHIFLDNSDKLTDVQHQFHLAINYARKNGVAIMIGHPRKNSISVLQKGLANLPSDIELVKIGTLWRNEKVEPKKPFITLFDVEPALTSVPPFKSVPMLRGLPKE; this is translated from the coding sequence ATGACTAAAAGAAATTATAAGCGCTTAGTTTATGTTGTTTTTTTACAAATAATTGTGTGTTGTTCTTCTACTCATGCTGGACAATTAGCCATTGTTATTGATGATATTGGTTATCGGGCTAAAGAAGATTCTGCAATTTATCAATTACCAAAAGAAGTTAATGTTGCAATTATTCCATCAGCGCCTCAAGCTACGATAAGAGCGAGGGAAGCTTTTGAACAGGATCGTGATATTTTAATTCATTTACCTATGCAACCCAAGAATAGTTCTACGCTTGTAGAAGCTGGAGCATTAATGGTAGGTATGGATCAAGAGAAGGTGAATCGTTTAGTTGAGTTCTCCAGAATTCAGGTTCCGTATGCTATTGGATTGAATAATCATATGGGAAGTAAGGCGACATCTGATCGGCAAACCATGGAATATTTAATGAATACACTTTCTTCTCAGCAACTATTTTTTTTAGATAGCAAAACATCGGGAGATAGTGTAGCTTATGAAATTGCAAATAAATTTGGGATAAATGCACTAGAGAGACATATTTTTTTAGATAATAGTGACAAACTTACTGATGTTCAGCACCAATTTCATCTTGCTATCAATTATGCAAGAAAAAATGGCGTTGCTATCATGATAGGGCACCCAAGAAAGAATAGTATTAGCGTATTGCAAAAAGGGCTAGCTAATTTACCAAGTGATATTGAATTAGTGAAAATAGGTACCTTGTGGAGAAATGAAAAAGTAGAGCCTAAGAAACCTTTTATCACTTTATTTGATGTAGAACCTGCATTGACATCTGTTCCTCCCTTTAAATCGGTTCCGATGCTAAGAGGATTACCTAAAGAGTAA
- the yihI gene encoding Der GTPase-activating protein YihI yields MSRTKKTRRVTDIMPIRKADKSVEIPYGTTKRRKPTRYELDLQSREEKKKKRHKGLPSGSRLNDGAEQKKGTEKEIKDPRVGSRKKVPLMVEFVNKPEKGKTIPKVEIVPEKAPLLPEVELEQLENNECLNQLLDDLEAGKKLSADDQKFVDECLDRVHELMEELGIQDEEESDEDLLRQFETLDINKFRE; encoded by the coding sequence ATGAGTCGTACAAAAAAAACACGTCGTGTCACAGATATTATGCCGATTAGAAAGGCAGATAAATCGGTAGAGATTCCTTATGGGACAACAAAAAGACGTAAACCTACTCGCTATGAATTGGATCTACAATCTAGAGAAGAGAAGAAGAAAAAAAGACACAAAGGATTACCTTCGGGATCACGTTTGAATGATGGTGCTGAACAGAAAAAAGGAACAGAAAAAGAGATCAAAGATCCACGTGTAGGCAGTCGTAAAAAAGTGCCTCTTATGGTTGAATTTGTGAATAAGCCTGAAAAAGGTAAGACAATTCCGAAGGTAGAAATCGTTCCAGAAAAAGCACCACTTTTACCAGAAGTAGAATTAGAGCAATTAGAAAATAATGAATGTCTAAATCAGCTTCTTGATGACTTAGAAGCAGGCAAAAAATTATCTGCTGACGATCAAAAATTTGTGGATGAATGCTTAGATCGTGTTCATGAATTGATGGAAGAACTGGGTATTCAAGATGAAGAGGAAAGTGACGAAGATTTGCTACGTCAATTTGAAACGTTAGATATTAATAAATTTCGTGAATAA
- the rluD gene encoding 23S rRNA pseudouridine(1911/1915/1917) synthase RluD, with translation MTQKITLQAEVTNDLLGVRLDQAIAQLFPDYSRSRLKVWIENDQVTVNGKIINKPREKVFGGELIEVQAELEDEIRFEPEDIPLNIVYEDDDILVINKPKELVVHPGAGNPNGTILNALLHYYPQIAEVPRAGIVHRLDKDTTGLMVVAKTVPAQTHLVTALQKRRITREYEAVASGVMTQGGKVDEPMARHPTKRTAMSVHPMGKPAVTHYRIMERFRNYTRLRLRLETGRTHQIRVHMAHIAHPLLGDQLYGGRPRPPKGASEEFLTVLRNFKRQALHAAMLRLEHPITGELMEWHAPLPEDFMELIEALKVDYLLYKDDLDY, from the coding sequence ATGACTCAAAAAATTACTCTACAAGCAGAAGTTACTAATGATCTATTGGGTGTAAGACTAGATCAAGCGATAGCACAATTATTTCCCGATTATTCACGTTCTCGTTTAAAAGTTTGGATTGAGAATGATCAAGTCACTGTTAACGGCAAAATCATTAATAAACCAAGAGAAAAGGTTTTTGGCGGAGAGCTGATAGAAGTACAAGCAGAGCTTGAGGATGAAATTCGTTTTGAGCCAGAAGATATTCCTTTGAATATTGTGTATGAAGATGACGATATTTTAGTGATTAATAAACCCAAAGAGCTTGTTGTACACCCTGGGGCTGGAAATCCGAATGGCACTATTCTTAATGCCTTATTGCATTATTACCCTCAAATCGCGGAAGTGCCTCGGGCTGGTATTGTGCATCGTCTAGATAAAGATACAACAGGACTTATGGTAGTTGCCAAGACGGTTCCTGCTCAAACACATTTAGTGACAGCACTACAAAAACGTAGAATAACTCGTGAATATGAAGCTGTAGCAAGCGGCGTAATGACTCAAGGTGGGAAAGTTGATGAACCTATGGCAAGGCATCCAACGAAACGTACAGCAATGTCGGTGCATCCAATGGGTAAACCTGCGGTAACGCATTATCGAATTATGGAGCGTTTTCGTAACTATACTCGCTTACGTTTGAGATTAGAGACAGGGCGAACACACCAAATTCGTGTACATATGGCACATATTGCTCATCCTCTATTAGGCGATCAACTTTATGGTGGGCGACCTAGACCACCTAAAGGTGCAAGTGAGGAGTTTCTCACGGTATTACGAAATTTCAAACGACAAGCACTTCATGCAGCAATGCTTCGTTTAGAGCATCCTATTACAGGTGAATTAATGGAATGGCACGCACCACTTCCAGAAGATTTTATGGAATTGATTGAGGCGCTGAAGGTAGATTATTTACTCTATAAAGATGATTTAGATTACTAA